Proteins from a genomic interval of Tenacibaculum sp. SZ-18:
- a CDS encoding acyl-CoA dehydrogenase family protein, protein MAETLNKEIIRGGQFLVKETQCEDIFTPEDFTEEQTMMRDAVMEFNEREIIPHKTRFESKDYALTEETMRKAGELGFLGVAVPEAYGGLGMGFVSTMLTCDYISSGTGSFSTAFGAHTGIGTMPITLYGTEEQKQKYVPALAMGERFGAYCLTEPGAGSDANSGKTTAELTEDGKHYKINGQKMWISNAGFAEIFIVFARIEDDKNITGFILEYDKDNPNGVTLGEEEHKLGIRASSTRQVFFNDTLIPVENMLSERGGGFKIAMNALNVGRIKLAAACLDSQRRVITDAVKYANERKQFKTPISEFGAIKMKLAEMAASAYAGESASYRAAKDIEDRIAIRESEGNSHQEAELKGVEEFAIECSILKVAVSEDIQNCADEGIQIFGGMGFSEETPMEAAWRDARIARIYEGTNEINRMLSVGMLVKKAMKGHVDLLGPATAVGNELIGIPSFDAPDFSELFSEEKDIIARLKKVFLMVAGSAVQKFGPALEEHQQLLTAASNILIEIYMAESTILRTEKNVIRFGEAAQKEQIAMAKLYLYNAVEIINQSGREGIISFAEGDEQRMMLMGLKRFTKYTNYPNVVELRNTIAEKLKAENKYCF, encoded by the coding sequence ATGGCTGAAACATTAAATAAAGAAATTATTAGAGGAGGACAGTTTCTAGTAAAAGAGACTCAATGTGAGGATATATTTACTCCAGAAGATTTTACTGAAGAGCAAACTATGATGCGTGATGCGGTAATGGAATTCAACGAGCGTGAGATTATTCCTCACAAAACTCGCTTTGAATCTAAAGACTATGCATTAACTGAAGAAACTATGCGTAAAGCAGGTGAATTAGGGTTCTTAGGAGTCGCTGTTCCTGAAGCTTATGGAGGATTAGGAATGGGATTTGTATCAACTATGTTAACTTGTGATTACATTTCTAGTGGAACAGGATCTTTTAGTACAGCTTTTGGTGCTCATACTGGTATTGGTACGATGCCAATTACCTTATACGGAACTGAAGAGCAAAAACAAAAATATGTACCAGCTTTAGCAATGGGTGAAAGATTTGGAGCTTATTGTTTAACTGAGCCAGGTGCAGGATCTGATGCTAACTCTGGAAAAACTACTGCTGAGTTAACTGAAGATGGTAAACATTACAAAATTAACGGACAAAAAATGTGGATCTCGAATGCAGGATTTGCTGAGATTTTCATCGTTTTTGCTCGTATCGAAGATGATAAAAACATTACTGGGTTTATTTTAGAATATGATAAAGATAATCCAAACGGAGTAACTTTAGGTGAAGAGGAGCATAAACTAGGTATTAGAGCTTCTTCTACTCGCCAAGTATTCTTTAACGATACATTAATCCCAGTTGAAAACATGTTATCTGAGCGTGGTGGAGGATTCAAAATCGCAATGAATGCATTAAATGTTGGTCGTATTAAATTAGCTGCTGCTTGTTTAGATTCACAAAGAAGGGTTATTACTGATGCGGTAAAATATGCCAACGAACGTAAGCAATTTAAAACTCCTATTTCTGAATTTGGAGCAATTAAAATGAAGTTAGCTGAAATGGCTGCTAGTGCTTATGCTGGTGAATCTGCTTCTTACAGAGCTGCAAAGGATATTGAAGACAGAATCGCGATTCGTGAATCTGAAGGAAACTCTCATCAAGAAGCTGAATTAAAAGGTGTTGAAGAATTCGCTATCGAATGTTCTATCTTAAAAGTAGCTGTTTCTGAAGATATTCAAAACTGTGCTGACGAAGGTATCCAAATTTTTGGAGGTATGGGATTCTCTGAAGAAACTCCAATGGAAGCTGCCTGGAGAGATGCACGTATTGCACGTATTTATGAAGGAACAAACGAAATTAACCGTATGTTATCTGTAGGTATGTTAGTTAAGAAAGCAATGAAAGGTCATGTTGATTTATTAGGACCTGCAACTGCTGTTGGGAATGAATTAATAGGAATTCCTTCTTTTGATGCTCCAGATTTTTCTGAATTATTTTCTGAAGAAAAAGATATCATCGCTCGTTTAAAGAAAGTATTCTTAATGGTAGCGGGTTCGGCAGTTCAAAAATTTGGTCCAGCTTTAGAGGAACACCAACAATTATTAACTGCTGCTTCGAACATTTTAATTGAGATTTACATGGCTGAATCAACAATTTTAAGAACTGAAAAGAATGTAATACGTTTTGGTGAGGCTGCTCAAAAAGAGCAAATCGCGATGGCTAAATTATACTTATATAATG
- a CDS encoding acetyl-CoA C-acyltransferase, protein MKTAYIVKGYRTAVGKSKRGGFRFKRADELAAETIQYMMGKLPEFDVKRIDDVIVGNAMPEGSQGLNMARIISLIGLDSVDVPGVTVNRFCSSGLETIGMAVAKIQSGMAECIIAGGAESMTSVPMTGFKPELNYNIVNAGHEDYYWGMGNTAEAVAQEYNISRADQDEFALNSHLKALKAQSEDRFQDQIVPIEVEETYVDAKGKKATRKFTVTKDEGPRKGSTIEGLQRLRPVFAANGSVTAGNSSQTSDGAAFVMVMSENMVKELNLEPIARMVSYAAAGVPPRIMGIGPVAAIPKALKQAGLQQNDIDLIELNEAFASQSLAVIRELGLNPDIINVNGGAIALGHPLGCTGAKLSVQLFDEMRKREMKNKYGMVTMCVGTGQGAAGIFEFLN, encoded by the coding sequence ATGAAAACAGCATATATAGTAAAAGGATATAGAACTGCCGTAGGAAAGTCAAAAAGAGGTGGTTTTAGATTTAAAAGAGCAGATGAATTAGCTGCTGAGACAATTCAATACATGATGGGAAAACTTCCTGAGTTTGACGTGAAGCGTATTGATGATGTAATTGTAGGAAATGCAATGCCAGAAGGATCTCAAGGATTAAACATGGCACGTATCATTTCATTAATTGGATTAGATTCTGTTGATGTACCAGGTGTTACTGTAAATCGTTTTTGTTCGTCAGGATTAGAAACTATTGGAATGGCAGTTGCAAAAATTCAATCAGGAATGGCAGAATGTATTATTGCGGGTGGTGCGGAAAGTATGACCTCTGTTCCTATGACAGGTTTCAAACCAGAATTAAACTACAATATTGTGAATGCTGGTCATGAAGATTATTACTGGGGGATGGGAAATACTGCTGAAGCTGTTGCTCAGGAGTATAATATCTCTCGTGCTGATCAAGACGAATTTGCTTTAAATTCACACTTAAAAGCACTAAAAGCACAGTCTGAAGATCGTTTCCAGGATCAAATCGTTCCTATCGAAGTTGAAGAAACTTATGTGGATGCTAAAGGAAAAAAAGCTACACGTAAATTTACTGTAACTAAAGATGAAGGACCTCGTAAAGGTTCTACAATTGAAGGATTACAAAGATTACGTCCAGTTTTTGCTGCTAACGGTTCGGTCACTGCAGGAAACTCTTCTCAAACAAGTGATGGTGCTGCATTCGTAATGGTAATGAGCGAAAACATGGTTAAAGAACTAAACTTAGAACCAATTGCTCGTATGGTAAGTTATGCTGCTGCTGGTGTACCGCCAAGAATTATGGGAATCGGACCAGTTGCTGCTATTCCGAAGGCATTAAAGCAAGCAGGATTACAACAAAACGATATAGACTTAATAGAATTGAATGAAGCTTTCGCTTCTCAATCATTAGCAGTAATAAGAGAGTTAGGATTAAATCCTGATATCATAAACGTAAATGGAGGGGCTATTGCATTAGGTCACCCATTAGGTTGTACAGGAGCGAAGTTATCGGTACAGTTATTCGATGAAATGCGTAAACGTGAAATGAAGAATAAGTACGGAATGGTAACTATGTGTGTAGGTACTGGTCAGGGAGCTGCTGGTATTTTTGAATTTTTAAACTAA
- a CDS encoding 3-hydroxyacyl-CoA dehydrogenase/enoyl-CoA hydratase family protein, giving the protein MSKRRIKKVAIIGSGIMGSGIACHFANIGVDVLLLDIVPRELTDKEKAKGLTLEDKAVRNRLVNDALTASLKSKPSPIYNKKFADRITTGNIDDDLHKIKDVDWVMEVVVERLDIKQSVFEKVEKYRTPGTIISSNTSGIPIKFMNEGRSEDFRKHFAVTHFFNPPRYLKLFEVVPGPDCKQEVTDFLMEYGDKFLGKTSVLAKDTPAFIGNRIGIFGIQSLFHQVKELGLTVEEVDKLTGPVIGRPKSATFRTVDVVGLDTLVHVANGIYENCPNDEAHDLFKLPDFINTMMENKWLGSKTKQGFYKKSVNAEGKKEILTLDLDTMEYRSKKRASFATLELTKTIDKPIDRFKVLVAGKDKAGEFYRKNFAAMFAYVQNRIPEISDELYRIDDAMKAGFGWENGPFEIWDAVGVEKGIELMKAEGKEPAAWVTEMVAKGETAFYTVKDGATYYYDVNEKAQVKKPGQDSFIILDNIRKSNEVFKNSGVVIEDLGDGILNCEFQSKMNTIGGDVLAGLNKAVDLAEKDFDGLVVGNQGANFSVGANIGMIFMMAVEQEYDELNMAIKYFQDTMMRMRYSSIPVIAAPHGMALGGGCELSLHADKVVAAAETYMGLVEFGVGVIPGGGGSKEMALRASDTFRKGDVQLNVLQEYFLTIGMAKVSTSAYEAFDLGLLQQGKDVVVVNRDRQIAEAKKHALLLADAGYTQPVERKDVLVLGKQALGAFMVATDSMKASKFISGHDQKIANKLAYVMAGGDLSEPTKVSEQYLLDIEREAFLSLTTERKTLERIQHMLKTGKPLRN; this is encoded by the coding sequence ATGAGCAAAAGAAGAATTAAAAAAGTAGCAATCATCGGATCTGGAATTATGGGATCAGGTATTGCTTGTCACTTTGCGAATATCGGTGTTGATGTATTACTTTTGGATATCGTTCCAAGAGAATTAACCGATAAAGAAAAAGCAAAAGGACTAACTTTAGAAGACAAAGCTGTTCGTAATCGATTAGTAAACGATGCTTTAACAGCTTCTTTGAAGTCTAAACCATCTCCTATCTACAACAAGAAATTCGCAGATAGAATTACAACCGGTAATATTGATGACGATTTACACAAGATTAAAGATGTAGATTGGGTAATGGAAGTTGTTGTTGAACGTTTGGATATAAAACAAAGCGTATTTGAAAAGGTAGAAAAATATCGTACTCCAGGAACTATTATTTCTTCTAATACTTCAGGAATTCCTATTAAATTTATGAACGAAGGTCGCAGTGAAGACTTCAGAAAGCATTTTGCAGTTACTCACTTCTTCAATCCTCCTCGTTACTTAAAATTATTTGAAGTTGTTCCAGGACCAGATTGTAAACAAGAAGTTACTGATTTCTTAATGGAATATGGAGATAAGTTCTTAGGTAAAACTTCGGTTTTAGCAAAAGATACTCCAGCATTTATTGGAAACCGTATTGGTATCTTCGGAATTCAATCTTTATTCCACCAAGTAAAAGAATTAGGTTTAACTGTTGAAGAAGTTGATAAATTAACTGGACCAGTAATTGGTCGTCCGAAATCAGCTACTTTCCGTACTGTAGATGTTGTAGGATTAGACACTTTAGTGCACGTTGCTAATGGTATTTATGAAAACTGTCCTAATGATGAAGCTCATGACTTATTTAAGTTACCAGATTTCATCAATACGATGATGGAAAACAAATGGTTAGGAAGCAAGACTAAACAAGGTTTCTATAAAAAATCTGTAAATGCAGAGGGTAAAAAAGAAATCTTAACTCTTGATTTAGATACGATGGAATATCGTTCTAAGAAAAGAGCTTCTTTCGCTACTTTAGAATTAACGAAAACGATTGACAAACCAATTGATAGATTTAAAGTATTAGTTGCAGGTAAAGATAAAGCGGGTGAATTCTACCGTAAGAACTTTGCAGCAATGTTTGCTTATGTTCAAAATAGAATTCCTGAAATTTCAGATGAATTATACAGAATTGATGATGCCATGAAAGCTGGATTTGGATGGGAAAATGGACCATTCGAAATTTGGGATGCTGTAGGTGTTGAAAAAGGTATCGAATTAATGAAAGCTGAAGGTAAAGAACCTGCTGCTTGGGTAACTGAAATGGTTGCTAAAGGAGAAACTGCTTTCTATACTGTTAAAGACGGTGCTACTTATTATTATGATGTAAATGAAAAGGCTCAAGTTAAAAAACCTGGACAAGATTCATTTATTATCTTAGATAACATAAGAAAATCTAATGAAGTATTCAAAAACTCAGGAGTTGTAATTGAAGATTTAGGAGACGGAATCTTAAACTGTGAGTTCCAATCGAAAATGAATACTATCGGTGGAGATGTTTTAGCTGGATTAAACAAAGCAGTTGATTTAGCTGAAAAAGATTTTGATGGATTAGTAGTAGGAAATCAAGGTGCAAACTTCTCTGTAGGAGCAAACATCGGTATGATTTTCATGATGGCTGTTGAACAAGAATATGACGAGTTAAATATGGCTATCAAATACTTCCAAGACACAATGATGCGTATGCGTTATTCTTCCATTCCAGTTATAGCTGCACCTCATGGAATGGCTTTAGGTGGAGGATGTGAATTATCATTACACGCAGATAAAGTTGTAGCTGCAGCTGAAACTTACATGGGATTAGTAGAATTTGGTGTTGGAGTTATCCCTGGTGGTGGTGGTTCAAAAGAAATGGCATTAAGAGCGTCTGATACTTTCCGTAAAGGAGATGTTCAATTAAACGTTTTACAAGAGTATTTCTTAACTATCGGTATGGCTAAAGTATCTACTTCTGCATACGAAGCTTTTGATTTAGGTTTATTACAACAAGGAAAAGATGTTGTTGTCGTAAATAGAGATCGTCAAATTGCAGAAGCCAAGAAACATGCATTATTATTAGCTGATGCTGGTTATACACAACCAGTAGAACGTAAGGATGTATTAGTACTTGGTAAACAAGCTTTAGGTGCATTTATGGTAGCTACTGACTCTATGAAAGCAAGTAAGTTTATCTCTGGACATGATCAAAAGATTGCTAACAAACTAGCTTATGTAATGGCTGGTGGAGATTTATCAGAACCAACAAAAGTTTCTGAACAGTATTTATTAGACATTGAGCGTGAAGCGTTCTTAAGTCTAACTACAGAACGTAAAACATTAGAGCGTATTCAGCACATGTTAAAAACTGGTAAACCATTAAGAAACTAA
- a CDS encoding MarR family winged helix-turn-helix transcriptional regulator, with product MDKSKTIDHQLRATWQAVAKMYNEQASKHDSTMAMAFVLLNIDFEEGTPSTALGPLMGMEPTSLSRILKSMEDKGLIVRVKNPDDGRSVIIKLTEFGKEKREISKGHVFQFNNKIRENLTESEINSFFKVTEIINKLIADKQIYGDMSSEAV from the coding sequence ATGGATAAAAGTAAAACAATAGATCATCAATTAAGAGCAACATGGCAAGCCGTGGCTAAAATGTATAATGAGCAAGCCTCAAAGCATGATAGTACAATGGCAATGGCATTTGTATTACTTAATATAGATTTCGAAGAAGGAACTCCCTCTACAGCACTAGGACCTTTAATGGGAATGGAACCAACAAGTCTTTCAAGGATTTTAAAATCAATGGAAGATAAAGGTTTAATTGTTCGAGTGAAGAACCCTGATGATGGAAGAAGTGTGATTATAAAACTTACCGAGTTTGGTAAGGAAAAAAGAGAAATCTCAAAAGGTCACGTATTTCAGTTCAATAATAAAATTCGTGAAAACCTTACAGAAAGTGAAATCAATTCATTTTTTAAAGTAACCGAAATCATAAATAAACTTATAGCTGACAAACAGATTTATGGAGACATGTCATCTGAGGCTGTATAA
- a CDS encoding ABC transporter ATP-binding protein, producing MNNLLEINNVVKRYGDYTALNDVSMHIPKGSVFGLLGPNGAGKTSLIRIINQITMPDSGEVILDGEKLAPKHIAHIGYLPEERGLYKSMKVGEQALYLAQLKGMSKSEAKKKLKYWFEKFDIGAWWNKKIEELSKGMAQKVQFVVTVLHSPKLLIFDEPFSGFDPINAQLIAKEILQLRDEGSTIIFSTHRMESVEEMCDHIALINKSNKILDGKLEDIKRQYRTNIFEVGLKTEAPESVQKELKENFKVSMADFKSLNEGLKLKVKLINGKTSNDLLSYLTNKGEVNHFVELVPSANDIFIQAVNKNL from the coding sequence ATGAATAACTTATTAGAAATTAATAATGTGGTAAAACGTTATGGAGACTACACCGCATTAAACGATGTTTCTATGCATATTCCAAAAGGAAGTGTCTTTGGACTTTTAGGTCCGAATGGAGCAGGGAAGACTTCATTAATTAGAATTATAAATCAAATAACAATGCCCGATAGTGGGGAGGTTATTTTAGATGGGGAAAAATTGGCACCTAAACATATCGCTCATATCGGGTATTTACCAGAGGAAAGAGGATTGTATAAATCAATGAAAGTTGGAGAGCAAGCTTTGTATTTAGCTCAGTTAAAAGGAATGAGTAAGTCAGAAGCTAAAAAGAAACTGAAGTATTGGTTTGAAAAATTTGATATAGGAGCTTGGTGGAATAAAAAAATAGAAGAACTTTCAAAAGGGATGGCGCAAAAAGTTCAGTTTGTTGTTACTGTTCTTCATTCACCAAAACTTTTAATTTTTGATGAACCATTTTCTGGATTTGATCCAATTAACGCACAATTAATTGCAAAAGAAATTTTACAATTAAGAGATGAAGGTTCTACTATTATTTTTTCAACTCATAGAATGGAAAGTGTTGAAGAAATGTGTGACCATATAGCTTTAATTAATAAGTCTAATAAAATATTAGATGGTAAGTTAGAAGATATTAAAAGGCAATATAGAACCAATATTTTTGAGGTTGGTTTAAAAACAGAAGCACCTGAATCAGTTCAAAAAGAGCTAAAAGAAAATTTTAAAGTTAGCATGGCAGATTTTAAATCGCTTAACGAAGGATTAAAATTGAAGGTCAAATTAATCAATGGTAAAACTTCCAATGATCTTTTATCGTATTTAACGAATAAAGGAGAAGTAAATCATTTTGTGGAATTAGTGCCAAGTGCAAACGATATTTTTATTCAGGCTGTAAATAAAAACCTATAA
- a CDS encoding ABC transporter permease, which translates to MDKLKLIIQREFLAKIKNRSFIIMTFLSPLLMVGMGALVYFLMKKNEEKVKKIVFVDDSGIFSKETFKDSNTVVYEDYTKLGAEETKKKVEEGNYYGALIIPKKDSLEILANSIEFYSKDSPGLSLMAEIEGKIETRLKNLKLTQFGIDLAKIKASKISSDIKMFNFSGEESSKAKNVASIIAGGAAGYLLFMFVLIYGTSVMRSVIEEKTSRIIEVIISSVKPFQLMLGKIIGNASAGLVQFFVWGIIIFILSMILPLVFGIDMTEMQSASVSPDQVEAMKQAAGGGKIEKLFLEVLTLPLLKMFVLFILYFFGGYMLYSSLFAAIGAAVDNETDTQQFMTPIMLPLILGVYVGFFTVINDPHGPISVIFSYIPFTSPIVMLMRVPFGVAWWEIALSLLILIVTFISAVWIAAKIYRVGILMYGKKANYKDLWKWIRYSS; encoded by the coding sequence ATGGACAAGTTAAAGTTAATTATTCAACGTGAGTTTCTTGCTAAAATAAAAAATAGATCATTTATAATAATGACATTCTTAAGTCCATTACTAATGGTAGGTATGGGAGCTTTGGTTTATTTTTTAATGAAGAAAAATGAAGAAAAAGTTAAAAAAATTGTTTTCGTCGATGATTCAGGGATATTTTCTAAAGAAACATTTAAAGACTCCAATACGGTAGTATATGAAGATTACACAAAGTTAGGAGCAGAGGAAACAAAGAAGAAAGTAGAAGAAGGAAATTATTATGGTGCTTTAATAATTCCTAAAAAAGATAGTTTAGAAATTTTAGCTAATTCTATCGAATTTTATTCGAAAGATTCTCCAGGTTTATCCTTAATGGCAGAAATAGAAGGGAAAATTGAAACAAGATTAAAAAACCTGAAACTAACCCAATTTGGTATCGACTTGGCAAAAATCAAGGCTTCTAAAATATCTTCAGATATTAAAATGTTTAATTTTTCGGGAGAGGAGTCTTCGAAAGCAAAAAATGTTGCGAGTATTATCGCAGGTGGAGCTGCTGGATATTTATTATTCATGTTTGTACTAATCTATGGAACTTCGGTAATGAGAAGTGTTATTGAAGAAAAAACAAGTAGAATTATTGAAGTAATTATTTCTTCAGTGAAACCCTTCCAATTAATGTTGGGTAAAATAATAGGAAATGCTTCAGCAGGTTTAGTTCAGTTTTTCGTGTGGGGAATCATAATTTTTATATTGAGTATGATTTTACCTTTAGTGTTTGGAATTGATATGACTGAAATGCAGTCAGCAAGTGTTTCTCCTGATCAAGTAGAAGCTATGAAACAAGCAGCAGGCGGAGGAAAAATCGAAAAATTATTTCTAGAAGTTTTAACATTACCGTTATTGAAAATGTTTGTGCTATTTATTTTATATTTCTTCGGAGGTTATATGTTATATAGCTCATTATTCGCAGCTATTGGAGCTGCTGTAGATAATGAAACAGATACACAGCAATTTATGACTCCAATTATGTTGCCATTAATTTTAGGTGTATACGTCGGATTCTTTACTGTAATTAACGATCCACATGGTCCAATTTCTGTGATATTCTCTTACATTCCATTTACTTCACCAATTGTTATGTTAATGCGTGTTCCGTTCGGAGTTGCTTGGTGGGAGATAGCACTGTCTCTTTTAATTTTAATAG